In Marinomonas posidonica IVIA-Po-181, a single window of DNA contains:
- the glnE gene encoding bifunctional [glutamate--ammonia ligase]-adenylyl-L-tyrosine phosphorylase/[glutamate--ammonia-ligase] adenylyltransferase translates to MFIPSDNPSYAFYCESLENRSLLLEQLQEARSRSGLDGLDPAQIAKLEPLWLLSDFLHKMFMRYPAWLDDVLALSSLPIAPTIDALIAGETSFLQKNLVEETGKLSRLDETQFLRALRLYRQWWMVRLIALDLQQKIALPVLTAHLSKLADVCVNASLLWSQQKYANLYGQAFDSTGKIQSMIVIGMGKLGGNELNLSSDIDLIFAFREHGDTQGGKKSLSHQEYFTKLGQKLIQHLDQVTSEGFVFRVDMRLRPFGQSGALVLNLDSLENYYQDQGRDWERYAMIKARVMAGSEQDVMAFEALRKPFVYRKYLDFGAIGALRDLKRMIAKEVRRKGIEHNIKLGQGGIREVEFIAQALQILHGGRDQGLQTPALLEVLPYLAQQEYLSQQETTQLQQAYLLLRRTEHALQAIKDEQTQLLPEDDSARLRLAIMVGFQSWQALTDALWSARHQVHDYFVDLIEDDEETDQGKEQQEAWRILLKMPEDGEAIRDAIADISWQQVDLVVPRISQLLSSRTLVFMQPIGQERLALFLAALMSRLEEEDNPDLVLERVFPILEAVLRRTAYLVLLCENQTALTHLIRLCRESAWFTEAISTTPALLDELLDANTLFSPPDKGMLEDELKQILLRLPEDDEEAQMDAMRRFRRSIILRVAACDITGILPVMKVSDHLTWLAEVLLEQVLKQSWFYLTKKHGYPVSYGEAFHEPQLAIIGYGKSGGWELGYDSDLDLVFIHDAQSNGSTDGTRSIDNLTFYTRLGQRLIHMITSFTAAGRLYEVDMRLRPSGNSGLLVSSLEAFKDYQQKEAWVWEHQALTRARGLAGDPALLNRFEECRKGIIATVRDRSVLRAEVIKMREKMRSHLDTGSKEKGFDLKQGAGGIIDIEFMVQYFVLAWSCQHPELMAYSDNVRQLEALSELGLLPADKVAGMIETYTLFRSRTHRQALQKQGRVVQSEDLQANQSLINGLWETFVDNEQI, encoded by the coding sequence TTGTTTATACCTTCTGATAATCCCAGCTATGCGTTTTATTGTGAGTCTTTAGAAAACCGATCATTGCTGTTAGAGCAATTGCAAGAGGCGCGTTCGAGAAGTGGTTTAGACGGTTTAGATCCGGCACAGATTGCCAAGCTTGAGCCGCTTTGGCTATTGAGTGATTTTTTACACAAAATGTTTATGCGTTATCCCGCTTGGTTGGATGATGTTTTGGCATTATCAAGTTTACCTATTGCACCGACTATAGATGCGCTTATTGCTGGTGAAACCTCTTTTCTTCAAAAAAATCTAGTTGAAGAGACAGGCAAATTGTCCCGTTTGGATGAGACTCAGTTTTTACGAGCTTTGCGACTTTATCGTCAGTGGTGGATGGTGCGGCTGATTGCACTGGATTTACAGCAAAAAATAGCCTTACCCGTACTAACGGCTCATTTAAGCAAGTTAGCGGATGTGTGTGTGAATGCCAGTTTGCTTTGGAGTCAGCAGAAGTACGCTAATTTATATGGTCAGGCATTCGATAGCACAGGTAAAATCCAATCTATGATTGTGATTGGGATGGGAAAGCTTGGCGGAAATGAGCTGAATCTATCTTCTGATATTGATCTGATTTTTGCCTTCCGTGAACATGGTGATACTCAAGGCGGAAAAAAAAGTCTTTCTCATCAAGAATATTTCACCAAGTTGGGTCAAAAACTCATTCAACACCTTGATCAAGTTACATCCGAAGGCTTTGTGTTCCGCGTCGATATGCGGTTGAGACCATTTGGTCAGTCTGGTGCTTTAGTCTTGAATTTAGATTCATTGGAAAACTACTACCAAGACCAAGGTCGTGATTGGGAACGATATGCCATGATCAAAGCGCGTGTTATGGCTGGCAGTGAACAAGATGTGATGGCGTTTGAAGCCTTAAGAAAGCCTTTTGTCTATCGTAAGTATTTAGATTTTGGTGCCATTGGCGCGTTGCGGGATCTAAAGCGTATGATCGCTAAAGAAGTTCGACGTAAGGGGATTGAGCACAATATCAAGCTTGGTCAAGGCGGAATCCGAGAAGTCGAGTTCATCGCTCAGGCCTTACAAATTTTGCATGGTGGGCGAGATCAAGGTCTACAAACACCAGCCTTGTTAGAAGTTTTGCCTTATTTGGCGCAACAAGAGTATTTAAGCCAGCAAGAAACAACACAGTTACAGCAGGCTTATTTGTTGTTAAGGCGAACTGAGCATGCCTTACAGGCAATCAAAGACGAGCAAACGCAGCTCTTACCTGAGGATGATTCAGCCCGTTTGCGATTGGCCATTATGGTTGGTTTTCAGAGTTGGCAAGCCCTAACTGACGCTTTGTGGTCTGCTCGTCATCAAGTTCATGATTACTTTGTTGATTTGATCGAAGATGATGAGGAAACGGATCAAGGTAAAGAGCAGCAAGAAGCATGGCGAATTTTATTAAAAATGCCTGAAGATGGTGAGGCGATTCGAGACGCCATTGCTGACATTTCATGGCAGCAAGTGGACCTGGTTGTGCCGCGAATTTCTCAGCTATTGAGTTCGCGTACTCTAGTGTTTATGCAGCCCATTGGGCAAGAACGTTTGGCACTCTTTTTAGCGGCATTGATGAGTCGGCTTGAAGAGGAAGATAACCCAGATTTGGTGTTAGAAAGGGTGTTTCCTATCTTGGAGGCCGTGCTTCGCAGAACTGCGTATTTGGTTCTGCTGTGTGAAAACCAGACTGCATTAACGCATTTGATTCGCCTGTGTCGGGAAAGTGCTTGGTTTACTGAGGCGATCTCCACAACGCCAGCATTATTAGATGAATTATTGGATGCCAATACGTTATTTTCACCGCCTGATAAAGGCATGTTGGAAGATGAATTAAAGCAAATTTTATTGCGTTTGCCGGAAGACGATGAAGAAGCGCAGATGGATGCGATGCGTCGTTTTAGACGCTCTATTATTCTGCGAGTAGCGGCTTGTGATATCACTGGCATCTTACCGGTTATGAAAGTGAGTGATCACTTAACCTGGTTGGCGGAGGTGCTATTAGAGCAAGTGTTAAAGCAGTCTTGGTTCTATTTAACCAAAAAACATGGCTATCCTGTGAGTTATGGTGAGGCATTCCATGAGCCTCAATTGGCCATCATAGGCTATGGCAAATCTGGTGGTTGGGAGCTAGGTTATGATTCAGATTTGGACTTAGTCTTTATTCATGATGCTCAGAGTAATGGCAGTACTGATGGTACGCGTAGTATTGATAACCTGACATTCTATACACGCTTAGGGCAAAGGCTTATTCATATGATTACCAGTTTTACCGCCGCTGGTCGTTTGTATGAGGTGGACATGAGGTTGCGTCCGTCTGGTAATTCAGGTCTATTGGTATCGAGCTTAGAGGCCTTTAAAGATTATCAGCAAAAAGAGGCGTGGGTGTGGGAGCATCAAGCGTTAACTCGAGCACGAGGCTTAGCCGGTGATCCCGCGTTATTGAACCGATTCGAAGAGTGTCGAAAAGGCATCATAGCGACCGTTCGTGATCGATCAGTACTAAGAGCCGAAGTCATCAAAATGCGTGAAAAAATGCGCTCGCATTTGGATACGGGAAGTAAAGAGAAAGGCTTTGATTTAAAGCAGGGCGCTGGTGGCATTATTGATATTGAATTCATGGTGCAATATTTTGTCTTGGCTTGGTCTTGCCAACACCCAGAACTCATGGCTTATTCAGACAATGTTCGACAACTGGAGGCGTTATCAGAGCTTGGTCTGCTGCCTGCAGATAAAGTGGCGGGTATGATTGAGACTTATACTCTGTTTCGATCTCGGACTCATCGTCAAGCTTTACAGAAGCAAGGCCGAGTTGTGCAGTCTGAAGATTTACAAGCAAACCAAAGCTTGATCAATGGGTTGTGGGAAACGTTTGTGGATAATGAGCAGATTTAG
- a CDS encoding CYTH domain-containing protein — protein sequence MATELELKLMLQSEYLKSASDFLDEICALSDDDTVSRQPTLNLMNAYYDTEDGQLMLGGMALRIRAVNDQFIQTVKTRGTSRIGMHARGEWEWQLENDYLDLSLLKDVPLPDVLQDMSWSRHLQQAYRTDFQRQVWNIQQGDTKMEVVCDQGKVTSPYGEDSICELELELKSGPEAALYEFALRIAERVPIQVSVVSKAQKGVRLKHGQIEFPQRPIASVSRMALAAYWYEVWLVYWEAMFFMQDEVLLQPFRHTIGQLRPCLPTHLDQALVELDNALGELYKADEDKVLELLGGLKSIGSLMLKIGQWLNQQSH from the coding sequence ATGGCTACCGAGCTAGAACTTAAGTTAATGCTTCAGTCTGAGTATCTCAAGTCTGCGAGCGATTTTCTTGATGAAATTTGTGCTCTGTCTGACGATGATACTGTATCCCGCCAGCCAACTCTTAACTTAATGAATGCCTATTATGATACCGAGGATGGCCAATTGATGTTGGGGGGCATGGCATTGCGTATTCGTGCCGTCAACGATCAATTTATCCAAACGGTAAAAACGCGAGGCACAAGCCGAATAGGCATGCATGCCAGAGGTGAATGGGAGTGGCAACTGGAAAACGATTATTTGGATTTGTCTTTGTTAAAAGACGTACCGCTTCCTGATGTTTTGCAGGACATGTCGTGGAGTCGCCATTTACAACAAGCCTATCGTACCGATTTTCAGCGCCAAGTTTGGAATATCCAGCAAGGTGACACCAAGATGGAAGTGGTCTGTGATCAAGGAAAAGTCACCTCACCCTATGGGGAGGACAGCATTTGTGAGCTGGAACTTGAACTAAAAAGTGGCCCTGAAGCGGCGCTGTATGAATTTGCTTTACGCATTGCGGAGCGTGTTCCTATCCAAGTGAGTGTGGTTTCCAAAGCGCAGAAAGGTGTTCGGCTTAAGCATGGTCAGATTGAATTTCCTCAGAGGCCGATTGCTTCGGTCAGTCGTATGGCGTTAGCAGCCTATTGGTATGAGGTGTGGCTGGTCTATTGGGAGGCCATGTTCTTTATGCAGGATGAAGTATTGTTGCAGCCTTTTAGACACACAATAGGTCAATTACGACCTTGTTTGCCTACGCATTTAGATCAAGCTTTAGTCGAGTTGGATAATGCGTTGGGTGAGTTGTATAAAGCGGATGAAGACAAGGTGCTTGAATTATTGGGAGGGCTAAAATCCATTGGCTCTCTAATGCTAAAAATTGGTCAGTGGCTCAATCAACAAAGCCACTAA
- the argE gene encoding acetylornithine deacetylase gives MPALPSLINMMTQLIASPSISCSQAHWDQSNKGVIELLETWLSSQGFQCEVMSLPGQPNKFNLIATIGQGPGGLVLSGHTDTVPYDEGRWQSDPFTLQERDQKLYGLGSCDMKGFFAIVLDTIREMSLCELTEPLIILATADEESSMAGARALVQQNKLNARYALIGEPTSLTPIYAHKGIMMERIKVTGQAGHSSNPALGNNALDAMHNVMSELMTFRNELKRDYQDANFIIDYPTMNFGCIHGGDNPNRICGRCELEFDLRALPGMSNQSLMAEIALRLPGIEEKTGTQIQLNSLFPDVPSFYTPIESAIIKACETLTERPAETVAFATEGPFLNQMGMETLVLGPGSIDQAHQPNEFMALDQIQPMQKVIRGLIERFCLQSNESN, from the coding sequence ATGCCAGCTCTACCGTCACTCATTAATATGATGACTCAACTGATCGCGTCTCCTTCTATCAGTTGCAGCCAAGCCCATTGGGATCAATCCAATAAGGGCGTCATAGAACTGCTGGAAACCTGGCTCAGCTCACAAGGTTTTCAGTGTGAAGTCATGTCCCTGCCAGGGCAACCGAACAAGTTCAACTTGATTGCGACCATAGGACAAGGCCCCGGTGGCTTAGTACTCTCTGGGCACACCGATACCGTTCCGTATGATGAAGGTCGCTGGCAATCCGATCCTTTTACACTACAAGAACGAGATCAAAAGCTTTATGGCCTTGGCTCCTGTGATATGAAAGGCTTCTTTGCCATTGTATTAGACACCATTCGAGAAATGTCACTTTGCGAGTTGACTGAACCTCTGATCATACTCGCCACGGCCGACGAAGAAAGTTCGATGGCTGGCGCTCGAGCGCTGGTTCAACAAAATAAGCTCAATGCCCGCTACGCTTTAATTGGTGAACCCACTTCATTAACGCCTATTTATGCCCATAAAGGCATTATGATGGAACGGATTAAAGTGACAGGGCAAGCGGGACATTCTTCTAATCCGGCGCTTGGTAATAATGCCCTTGATGCCATGCATAATGTCATGTCTGAGCTTATGACCTTTCGTAATGAACTCAAGCGCGATTACCAAGATGCAAACTTCATCATAGATTACCCAACCATGAACTTTGGCTGTATTCATGGGGGAGACAACCCAAACCGTATTTGTGGGCGTTGTGAGTTAGAGTTTGACCTTAGAGCGTTACCAGGTATGAGCAATCAGTCTTTGATGGCAGAAATTGCTCTGCGCCTACCAGGTATCGAAGAAAAAACCGGCACACAAATTCAACTAAATAGTTTGTTTCCGGATGTGCCCTCTTTTTATACGCCGATTGAATCCGCTATTATTAAAGCTTGTGAAACACTCACTGAGCGCCCAGCCGAAACGGTCGCATTTGCTACCGAAGGCCCTTTCCTCAATCAAATGGGCATGGAAACCTTGGTGCTTGGTCCTGGTTCGATCGACCAAGCTCACCAGCCCAATGAATTTATGGCGCTGGATCAAATACAACCTATGCAAAAGGTAATACGTGGTTTAATTGAGCGTTTTTGCCTTCAATCTAATGAGTCTAATTAA
- the argA gene encoding amino-acid N-acetyltransferase: MRSSVPEELNYVDWFRHSSPYINAHRGKTFVILIPGEAVECTHFSSIIHDLALLDSLGIRLVLVQGARPQINRVLSNHHSSTPLDSDYRVTPQSQLLDVIQASSAVRVQLEAQLSMGLSNTPMDGARLKVCSGNYVIGRPLGVVDGVDYGHTGEVRRIDTEAIFRLLEDDNMVLLPHLGFSPTGEVFNLKSEDVATQAAIQLKADKLIIYTDEEGVFNQAGELYSELLAKDAEAILKDHSLQQLTQNALEACVQSVRHGVPRAHLISYHENGGLLRELFTREGAGTMIDEDSYEQLRPAHIDDVGGMMALLAPLEEKGALVRRSRDLLENEIDRFIVIERDGAIVACAALYPFEQEHAGELACLAVSPNYRGSNRGERLLKGIEQAAKEQHLKTLFLLTTRTAHWFIERGFSETTLASLPMQKQTLYNYQRNSKIFSKQL, from the coding sequence ATGAGAAGCAGCGTGCCTGAAGAACTCAATTACGTGGACTGGTTCCGCCATTCCTCTCCTTATATTAATGCCCACCGAGGCAAAACTTTTGTTATCCTCATTCCAGGTGAAGCCGTAGAGTGCACGCACTTTTCAAGCATTATCCATGACTTGGCATTGCTTGATTCGCTTGGTATTCGCTTGGTGCTCGTGCAAGGTGCGCGACCACAGATCAACCGTGTGCTGTCAAATCATCACTCATCAACCCCATTAGACAGCGATTATCGGGTCACACCTCAAAGCCAACTTCTGGATGTGATTCAAGCGTCTTCTGCGGTTCGAGTCCAACTGGAAGCACAATTATCCATGGGGCTATCTAATACTCCAATGGATGGTGCTCGTCTCAAAGTCTGTAGCGGAAACTATGTCATCGGACGCCCACTTGGCGTTGTTGATGGTGTGGATTATGGCCACACAGGCGAAGTTCGCCGAATCGATACTGAGGCGATTTTCCGTTTATTAGAAGATGACAACATGGTGCTCTTGCCGCATTTAGGCTTTTCACCCACTGGCGAAGTGTTCAACCTCAAAAGCGAAGACGTGGCGACGCAGGCCGCCATCCAATTAAAAGCCGATAAATTGATTATTTATACGGATGAAGAAGGTGTCTTCAATCAAGCGGGTGAACTCTACTCAGAGCTGTTGGCAAAAGACGCCGAAGCCATCTTAAAAGATCACTCTTTACAACAGCTGACGCAAAACGCTTTGGAAGCCTGTGTGCAGTCGGTTCGTCACGGCGTGCCACGTGCGCACCTCATTTCCTATCACGAAAACGGAGGTCTGCTCAGAGAACTCTTCACTCGTGAAGGTGCGGGCACCATGATAGACGAAGACAGTTACGAGCAATTACGTCCCGCCCATATTGATGACGTTGGCGGCATGATGGCCCTACTGGCACCATTGGAAGAAAAAGGCGCTTTAGTGAGGCGCTCACGAGACTTGTTGGAAAATGAAATCGACCGCTTTATTGTCATCGAACGTGATGGTGCCATTGTGGCTTGTGCCGCCTTGTATCCTTTTGAGCAAGAGCACGCTGGTGAACTAGCTTGCTTAGCCGTATCTCCTAATTATCGAGGTTCCAACCGAGGTGAACGCTTACTAAAAGGCATTGAACAAGCGGCAAAGGAGCAACATTTAAAGACATTATTCTTGCTCACGACACGCACGGCCCATTGGTTTATTGAGCGTGGTTTTAGTGAAACCACATTGGCCAGCTTACCCATGCAAAAACAGACGCTTTATAATTATCAGAGAAACTCAAAAATCTTCTCGAAACAATTGTAA
- a CDS encoding DegQ family serine endoprotease has translation MNRLLKHVSVLVVSTVMMTSMLTHAASLPDFTELVDDASPAVVNISTEQTVTTKTANDGGRQYSPNNEELNEFFKHFFGQQPFGQQSPPQQGQRSSLGSGFIISHDGYVLTNNHVIDGADVIHVRLSDRREYQATLVGTDPRTDLALLKIEADDLPIVKMADSDKLKPGQWVLAIGSPFGFDYTVTAGIVSATGRNLPSDNYVPFIQTDVAINPGNSGGPLFNLDGEVVGINSQIYTRSGGFMGVSFAIPSKVAMSVVEQLKKDGKVSRAWLGVLIQDVSNDLAESFGLDRPKGALISRVLPDSPAEKAGLQSGDIIMRFNGEEIEHSGELPYVVGGMKAGKEVAAQVYRDGKEQTIEITLEGRPADPKVIAQSQQDQNRLGMIVGEVPADMAKSYNIDHGVMIEQVLGGTAARNGLQQGDVITMLNGQRIDSVSGFTKIAKDIPTGRSVPMRVIRQGYPMFIPFKIVE, from the coding sequence ATGAACAGATTGCTTAAACACGTTAGTGTGTTAGTCGTCAGCACGGTTATGATGACTTCCATGTTAACTCACGCGGCGTCATTGCCTGACTTTACAGAGTTAGTGGATGATGCTTCCCCCGCAGTCGTGAACATCAGTACGGAACAAACGGTGACCACGAAAACGGCCAATGATGGTGGTCGTCAATATAGCCCTAATAATGAAGAGTTGAATGAGTTCTTCAAGCACTTCTTTGGGCAGCAGCCTTTTGGTCAGCAAAGTCCGCCACAGCAAGGGCAGCGTAGCTCTCTTGGTTCGGGTTTTATTATTTCTCATGATGGTTATGTGTTAACCAATAATCATGTGATTGATGGTGCCGATGTGATTCATGTGCGTTTAAGTGATCGCAGAGAGTACCAGGCGACCTTGGTAGGAACGGATCCACGAACGGATTTGGCCTTGTTAAAAATTGAAGCAGACGATCTGCCGATCGTTAAAATGGCCGACTCAGATAAGCTAAAGCCGGGACAATGGGTGTTAGCGATCGGTTCACCATTTGGCTTTGATTACACAGTAACGGCTGGGATTGTCAGTGCTACGGGTCGTAATTTGCCGTCTGATAATTATGTTCCTTTCATCCAAACAGATGTTGCGATTAATCCAGGAAATTCTGGAGGCCCTCTGTTTAACTTGGATGGTGAAGTAGTGGGTATTAACTCACAGATTTACACTCGTTCAGGTGGGTTCATGGGGGTATCCTTTGCCATTCCATCGAAAGTTGCCATGTCTGTGGTCGAGCAATTGAAAAAAGACGGTAAAGTATCTCGTGCTTGGTTGGGCGTGCTGATTCAAGATGTGAGCAATGATCTTGCTGAATCTTTTGGTCTTGATCGTCCAAAAGGCGCTTTAATCAGTCGTGTATTACCGGATTCACCGGCTGAGAAAGCGGGCTTACAATCAGGTGACATCATCATGCGCTTTAATGGTGAAGAGATTGAGCATTCTGGTGAGTTGCCTTATGTTGTCGGCGGTATGAAAGCAGGTAAAGAGGTAGCGGCACAAGTTTACCGAGATGGTAAAGAGCAAACCATTGAGATTACGCTAGAGGGTCGCCCAGCGGATCCTAAAGTCATTGCTCAGTCACAACAAGATCAGAATCGCTTAGGTATGATTGTAGGTGAAGTGCCTGCTGACATGGCGAAAAGCTACAATATTGACCACGGTGTGATGATTGAGCAAGTGCTCGGTGGTACTGCGGCTCGTAATGGCCTGCAGCAAGGTGACGTGATTACCATGTTAAATGGCCAACGTATTGACAGTGTGTCGGGCTTTACTAAGATTGCTAAAGACATACCAACGGGGCGTTCGGTGCCTATGCGGGTGATTCGTCAGGGCTATCCCATGTTTATTCCGTTCAAAATAGTTGAATAA
- a CDS encoding SoxR reducing system RseC family protein: MIEETGTVMSVEAGFAEVETIRTSSCTSCRARHGCGHHAIAQVSPANRMRMKAVDPLSVEVGQRVVIGIPEDTLLQASVWMYLIPLLGMVSGAILPSLWTESNDLSVLLSLLGFVGGLWFARHKANRSANNQDFYPKVLRIESVQDEASPLLFSP; the protein is encoded by the coding sequence ATGATTGAAGAAACAGGAACCGTGATGTCGGTTGAAGCTGGCTTTGCTGAGGTCGAAACCATTCGTACCAGCAGCTGTACTAGCTGTCGTGCTCGTCATGGTTGTGGCCATCATGCTATTGCGCAAGTATCGCCAGCCAATCGCATGCGCATGAAGGCGGTTGATCCATTATCAGTCGAGGTTGGCCAGCGAGTGGTCATTGGCATTCCAGAAGATACTCTGTTGCAGGCTTCTGTGTGGATGTATTTAATTCCCTTGCTTGGTATGGTGTCCGGCGCAATACTGCCTTCCTTATGGACTGAGTCAAATGATCTGTCTGTGTTGCTAAGTTTGTTGGGCTTTGTCGGTGGGTTGTGGTTTGCCAGACACAAAGCGAACCGCTCTGCTAATAATCAAGATTTTTACCCAAAAGTTTTAAGAATTGAATCGGTTCAGGATGAAGCCAGCCCTTTGCTGTTTTCGCCTTAA